In Fusarium musae strain F31 chromosome 7, whole genome shotgun sequence, a single window of DNA contains:
- a CDS encoding hypothetical protein (EggNog:ENOG41), with protein MPPRTSGAATAKLRRAHRKSRNGCLECKRRHIKCDENRPACSNCVISERTCSFPVPPTPAAAPTPPEQPVSSFNEPMSTSQVESPADTISSTTASHRPSSIPPPSYLALSSNSGFSSNVDDGAHSTSLPSFTESFAAADLSESPLSNSLSDSLPTPTFTNKHLILLHHFRKSLLFDVDNVDIIIDLALDWSSEAPYALDQLLAISADHLAMTLVETSAESAASWRRIATELQTRALTHFNRDSQDAASYESRFVPRFLLSSLLSLHMLYDTLTQYRATFHVFIERFCDSVCLHRGVKSSSSPGYQTLIRSPLAPFFLGVKNAAELGDKGDECAPLITLIENSDLSPSAVEACSTAARTLQWAFNVHRNLPKSVNVQAASAFPVVLDDNYVEPVRKHRPEALLVLAYYGVLLHRCRHVWLFGDSGAFLIHLIADHLGSYWKEALRWPLEELERDQG; from the coding sequence ATGCCTCCGAGAACCTCCGGCGCCGCTACTGCCAAGCTCCGCCGGGCACATCGCAAGTCCCGGAACGGCTGCTTGGAGTGTAAGAGACGACATATCAAGTGCGATGAGAACCGTCCTGCGTGTAGTAACTGCGTAATCAGTGAGAGGACATGCTCGTTTCCTGTTCCGCCTACTCCAGCCGCTGCGCCTACTCCACCAGAGCAACCTGTGTCTTCCTTCAATGAGCCTATGAGTACCAGTCAGGTTGAGAGTCCTGCCGATACCATCTCGAGCACTACGGCTTCTCACCGGCCTTCTTCAATACCACCTCCGTCATATCTTGCACTAAGCTCCAACTCCGGCTTCTCATCGAATGTTGATGACGGCGCACACTCGACTTCTCTGCCATCTTTCACAGAATCGTTCGCTGCTGCAGACTTGTCTGAGTCGCCTCTATCAAATTCACTGTCAGACTCTCTTCCTACGCCAACCTTTACCAACAAGCACCTCATACTATTACATCACTTTCGCAAATCTCTACTATTCGATGTTGACAacgtcgacatcatcatagACCTCGCTCTCGACTGGTCATCAGAAGCTCCGTACGCTCTGGACCAGCTCCTCGCTATATCAGCAGATCACCTTGCCATGACTCTCGTTGAAACTTCAGCTGAAAGCGCAGCTTCTTGGAGGCGCATCGCTACCGAGTTACAGACTCGAGCTCTTACGCACTTCAACAGAGACAGCCAAGACGCTGCCAGTTACGAGTCTCGCTTTGTTCCCCGTTTCTTGCTCTCGTCCTTGCTGAGCTTACATATGCTTTACGACACACTCACTCAGTATCGAGCCACATTTCACGTCTTTATAGAGAGATTCTGTGACTCTGTCTGCCTTCATCGCGGCGTGAaatcgtcttcatcgccaGGCTACCAGACCCTTATCAGATCTCCCCTAGCGCCATTCTTTCTCGGTGTCAAAAACGCAGCAGAGCTCGGTGATAAGGGCGATGAGTGTGCCCCCCTCATAACTCTCATCGAAAACTCTGATTTGAGTCCATCAGCCGTGGAAGCATGCAGTACAGCCGCTCGTACATTACAGTGGGCTTTCAATGTTCACAGGAATCTACCCAAGAGTGTAAACGTACAAGCTGCCTCGGCTTTTCCAGTTGTGTTGGACGATAATTACGTAGAGCCAGTTCGAAAGCACCGCCCCGAAGCATTGCTCGTCTTGGCTTATTATGGTGTTCTCCTCCACAGATGTCGACATGTCTGGTTGTTTGGCGATTCGGGCGCGTTCCTGATCCATTTGATTGCAGATCACCTTGGAAGCTACTGGAAGGAGGCTTTGCGATGGCCACTTGAGGAGTTGGAAAGGgatcaaggatga
- a CDS encoding hypothetical protein (EggNog:ENOG41) — protein sequence MSSQPEHATLLIPGPIEFDDEVLKSMGHYSESHVGPGFVNTFGETLTLTRKLFQSTDPSAQPYVISGSGTLGWDIVAANLVEAGENALVLSTGYFGDGFADCLRAYGANVTKLDGEVGGRPQLPEIEKALSEKKYKILTVTHVDTSTGVLSELKNLAATVRRVSPETLVIVDGVCSVACEEIAFDEWGLDGVVTASQKAIGVPAGLSISFFSGRAVAAALENRKTPIPAYFASLKNWTPIMKNYEAKKPSYFATPSPQLIHALHTSLTQILTKPLSERFQGHIEVSNKVKKAVTDLGLKVVATKPEDQAHAMTAIYLPDGIGAADVLPKLAAKGVVFAGGIHKAIAPKYIRFGHMGVSALDPSRNHIEKALSALKDSLFEVGYKA from the exons ATGTCTTCTCAACCTGAACACGCTACTCTCCTCATTCCTGGACCCATTGAGTTCGATGATGAGGTCCTCAAGTCCATGGGCCACTACAG TGAGAGCCACGTCGGCCCCGGCTTCGTCAACACCTTCGGCGAGACCCTCACCCTGACCCGCAAGCTATTCCAATCGACCGACCCCTCCGCCCAGCCCTACGTTATCTCCGGTTCCGGTACCCTGGGATGGGATATTGTTGCTGCCAACCTTGTCGAGGCCGGTGAGAACGCCCTCGTTCTCAGCACTGGATACTTTGGTGATGGCTTCGCCGACTGCCTGCGCGCCTACGGTGCCAACGTCACCAAGCTCGACGGTGAAGTTGGCGGCCGACCTCAGCTCCCCGAGATCGAGAAGGCTCTTTCCGAGAAGAAGTACAAGATCCTCACAGTCACCCACGTCGACACATCGACTGGTGTCCTGAGTGAGCTTAAGAACCTTGCTGCTACTGTCCGCCGTGTCTCCCCCGAGACTCTCGTTATCGTCGATGGTGTCTGCAGTGTTGCCTGTGAGGAGATCGCTTTCGATGAGTGGGGTCTGGATGGTGTTGTTACTGCCAGCCAGAAGGCCATTGGTGTTCCCGCTggtctctccatctcattcTTCAGCGGCCGAGCTGTCGCCGCTGCTCTTGAGAACCGCAAGACTCCCATTCCCGCTTACTTTGCCTCCCTGAAGAACTGGACACCCATCATGAAGAACtacgaggccaagaagccctCTTACTTCGCTACTCCTTCTCCCCAGCTCATCCACGCCCTCCACACTAGCCTTACTCAGATCCTTACTAAGCCCCTGTCTGAGCGATTCCAGGGCCACATCGAGGTCTccaacaaggtcaagaaggctgtTACCGACCTTGGTCTGAAGGTCGTTGCTACTAAACCTGAGGACCAGGCTCACGCCATGACTGCTATTTACCTGCCTGATGGCATTGGCGCTGCTGATGTTCTGCCCAAGTTGGCCGCCAAGGGTGTTGTCTTTGCTGGTGGTATTCACAAGGCTATTGCTCCCAAGTATATCCGATTCGGCCATATGGGAGTCAGCGCT CTTGACCCCAGCCGAAACCACATCGAGAAGGCTCTCAGCGCTCTTAAGGATAGCTTGTTCGAGGTTGGCTACAAGGCTTAG
- a CDS encoding hypothetical protein (EggNog:ENOG41): MFGFHLSYQWLHYTRPSGPPSPVPEGLERHWVNTLQGRIEVLSNTPSITNKFNGPPIVFCHGGMGCAWVWTEYMQYLAARGVQCYAVSLRGHGESWHPSYFRMVFATPRSALASDLVAAIEWVQTREEREVVLVGHSSGGGLSQGVLSDGLANVKALALLGAVPGFGSMGVYMNWWKMDPWFTIRLIFHLWHSNSPLSHPKLTQRAFFGDKFPLSSVIPFQRHMNRYESYLWPFSMMYSFTSPSSILSHIRNDGASGEKVLVMAGTQDKLMTGPVTDKTAKFYREAGNDKRDGVRLQFVEGAGHHLQNDVQWEDGAEKLFEFYKGIA; this comes from the exons ATGTTCGGCTTTCATCTCAGCTATCAGTGGCTTCACTATACTCGACCTTCAGGGCCTCCATCTCCAGTCCCTGAAGGTCTCGAGCGTCACTGGGTAAACACACTCCAAGGCCGAATCGAAGTCCTCTCCAATACCCCATCAATCACCAACAAGTTCAATGGCCCTCCCATCGTCTTCTGCCATGGCGGCATGGGCTGCGCGTGGGTATGGACAGAATACATGCAATATCTAGCAGCACGCGGTGTCCAATGCTACGCAGTCTCATTGCGTGGCCACGGTGAATCATGGCATCCATCGTATTTCCGCATGGTCTTTGCAACCCCTCGAAGTGCCTTGGCTTCTGATCTCGTTGCGGCTATAGAGTGGGTGCAGACgagggaagagagggagGTTGTGCTTGTTGGACATtcaagtggtggtggtttgaGTCAAGGTGTTCTTAGCGATGGATTGGCTAATGTGAAAGCACTTGCTTTGCTGGGTGCAGTCCCAGGGTTTGGATC AATGGGCGTGTATATGAATTGGTGGAAGATGGACCCATGGTTCACCATACGACTGATCTTCCATCTCTGGCACTCCAACTCACCTCTCTCCCACCCAAAGCTCACCCAAAGAGCCTTTTTTGGCGACAAGTTCCCTCTCTCATCCGTCATCCCGTTCCAACGTCACATGAACCGCTATGAGAGTTACTTGTGGCCTTTCAGCATGATGTACAGCTTCACGTCGCCATCAAGCATCCTGAGTCATATTCGCAATGACGGCGCCAGCGGCGAAAAGGTTCTCGTGATGGCAGGTACTCAAGATAAGCTCATGACAGGTCCCGTGACGGACAAGACAGCGAAATTTTACCGTGAGGCTGGAAATGACAAGCGAGATGGTGTAAGACTACAATTCGTTGAGGGAGCAGGGCATCATTTACAGAACGATGTTCAATGGGAAGATGGTGCAGAGAAGTTGTTTGagttttataaaggtatCGCATGA
- the SPB4 gene encoding ATP-dependent rRNA helicase spb4 (EggNog:ENOG41): MASEKVKKRSPRAWDALNPPLAEWIRDAVATMGFSQMTPVQAATLPHFLGNKDVVVEAVTGSGKTLAFLIPLVQKLLRLSEPTKKHHVAAIIVSPTRELAAQIHTVLINLLQFHEASAEILPHLKGDEKRPSTTVPAIVPQLLVGGTTTTAQDLSFFLRNSPNVLISSPGRLVELLSSPHVHCPQSSFEVLVLDEADRLLDLGFKPDLQKILSHLPKQRRTGLFSASVSEAVGEIIRVGLRNPVKIEVKVKMKDGGILEDRKTPASLQMAYMVKPASQKLPALVELLRQLPIKPQRSIVFLSTCAAVDYFQHVLPAILPEGFALVPLHGKHPAKVREKNFNRFLNSVAPTILLTTDLAARGLDIPQVDLVVQIDAPSDPKAFIHRSGRAGRAGRKGLAVVMLHPGREEDYVQFLEIRKTPISKLEKPAVFTTEEDAVAATKKMRDLVLTDRALFDKAQKGFVSWARSYGAHQATSIFRAADLDWADLGNAWGLLRMPRMPELKGWKGDKMCGLEIDWDNYAYKEKTREQARKAALEEEKSGEKKGKSDETKRKRKNNEAWSAKHEKEDERVERREKRRKRREAEATSKMTDEEKVKQMELNELIAEVRRQNREKAAAEAAAAKKDKEDEFAGFDD, from the exons ATGGCTTCAGAAAAGGTGAAAAAGAGAAGCCCGAGAGCTTGGGATGCTCTTAATCCCCCTCTTGCAGAATGGATTCGCGATGCTGTCGCAACCATGGGCTTTAGCCAAATGACACCCGTCCAAGCTGCAACATTACCGCATTTCCTTGGAAACaaagatgttgttgttgag GCAGTCACTGGTAGTGGAAAAACCCTTGCCTTTCTCATCCCGCTTGTACAAAAACTTTTGCGACTTAGCGAACCCACGAAGAAGCATCATGTTGCTGCGATAATCGTCTCTCCTACTCGCGAACTGGCTGCTCAGATTCATACTGTTCTTATAAATCTGTTACAATTCCACGAAGCTTCGGCTGAAATACTCCCGCACCTCAAAGGCGACGAAAAACGACCTTCTACCACTGTACCCGCCATCGTCCCCCAGCTGCTCGTTGGGGGCACCACGACCACCGCCCAAGATCTGAGCTTCTTCCTTCGAAACAGTCCTAATGTTCTTATCTCCTCGCCCGGCCGACTTGTCGAACTCCTGTCTTCACCTCACGTCCACTGCCCTCAATCCTCTTTCGAGGTTCTCGTTCTCGATGAGGCCGATcgacttcttgatcttggctttaAGCCTGATTTGCAGAAAATCCTATCACATCTTCCCAAACAAAGAAGAACGGGTCTTTTCAGCGCCAGTGTTAGTGAGGCTGTTGGAGAGATCATCCGAGTTGGTTTACGAAATCCCGTCAAGATTGAAGTCAAGGTTAAGATGAAGGATGGCGGAATTCTTGAAGATAGGAAAACACCTGCCAGTCTCCAGATGGCATATATGGTCAAGCCTGCGAGTCAAAAACTGCCTGCCCTGGTAGAACTTCTTCGACAATTACCTATCAAACCCCAACGGAGCATTGTTTTCCTGTCAACATGCGCTGCTGTCGATTACTTCCAGCATGTTCTGCCTGCGATCTTACCAGAGGGCTTTGCGCTGGTACCTTTACATGGAAAGCACCCGGCTAAAGTACGAGAGAAGAACTTCAACCGCTTTTTGAACTCTGTTGCCCCTACAATACTACTCACAACCGATTTGGCAGCTCGTGGATTAGATATTCCTCAGGTTGACTTGGTGGTTCAGATCGATGCTCCTTCAGATCCCAAGGCGTTCATTCACCGTAGTGGAAGAGCTGGCCGTGCAGGCCGAAAAGGTCTGGCTGTGGTTATGTTGCACCCTGGGCGAGAGGAGGACTACGTGCAATTTTTGGAGATTCGCAAGACACCAATTTCAAAGCTGGAGAAGCCAGCCGTTTTTACAACAGAGGAGGATGCTGTGGCTGCTacaaagaagatgagggaCCTAGTGTTGACGGACAGAGCACTTTTCGACAAGGCTCAGAAGGGGTTTGTGAGTTGGGCTCGAAGCTACGGCGCTCATCAGGCAACATCTATCTTCCGCGCAGCTGATCTCGACTGGGCTGATCTCGGCAATGCATGGGGCCTGCTTCGCATGCCCAGGATGCCTGAGCTCAAGGGCTGGAAGGGCGACAAGATGTGTGGTCTCGAAATCGACTGGGACAATTACGCCTACAAGGAGAAGACACGCGAGCAAGCACGAAAAGCAGCTCTCGAAGAGGAAAAGTccggagagaagaagggcaagagcGACGAGACAAAGCGAAAGCGAAAGAACAACGAAGCATGGAGCGCTAAGCACGAAAAGGAGGATGAGAGAGTTGAGCGCAGGGAGAAGCGACGTAAGCGCCGTGAGGCTGAGGCCACATCCAAGATGACGGACGAAGAAAAGGTTAAGCAAATGGAGCTAAACGAACTCATCGCCGAGGTCCGGAGACAGAACCGCgaaaaggctgctgctgaagctgcggcggccaagaaggacaaggaggatGAGTTTGCGGGCTTCGATGACTAA
- a CDS encoding hypothetical protein (EggNog:ENOG41~BUSCO:EOG09260ABY), with amino-acid sequence MAASIEELDVLVRSFYEGRGEQFKEDPDAWLMVDKILSDAQYPQTKYLGLQVLDNVILTRWKVLPREQCQGIRNFIVQFIIQCSSTEESLRQQKTLLNKLNLVLVSVLKQEWPHNWPTFINEIISSCHSNLSICENNMIILRLLSEEVFDYSAEQMTSTKTRNLKQTMCAEFSQIFNLCQEVLNTATQPSLIKATLETLLRFCNWIPLGYIFETPLIETLRTRFLSTPEFRNVTMQCLTEIGGLQTGGPGQPNSYDEQLVKMFTETLTTIANIIPVSLDLKSTYPSSNSRDQEFIQNLALFLCNFFGMHLNLIEKLPNRDFLIHGHYYLIRISQIDDREIFKITLDYWLKLVQELYEEMQQLPMTDLNPLMAVGAGISGSGAPNPTMLNNYPLRKHKYNEVLSNLRVVMIEKMVRPEEVLIVENDEGEIVREFVKESDTVQLYKTIRECLVYLTHLDVVDTENIMTEKLARQVDGSEWSWHNCNVLCWAIGSISLAMNEETEKRFLVTVIKDLLGLTEMKRGKDNKAVVASNIMYIVGQYPRFLKAHWKFLKTVVNKLFEFMHESHEGVQDMACDTFIKIARQCRRHFVALQPSEQEPFIEEIVRNMGKITCDLTPQQVHTFYEACGYMVAAQGNKHQQERLLADLMAIPNAAWDEIIKQATVNPTILQDAETIKVIGNIMKTNVSACSSVGSYFYPQIGRIYHDMLQMYNATSTLISEAVARDGELATKMPKVRGLRTIKKEILKLIEVYVDKAEDLQAVRAQMVPPLLESVLVDYNRNVPGARDAEVLKACSTIITKLSALMEDQVPTIMQNVFECTLEMINKDFSEFPEHRVEFFNLLRAINLHCFPALLKLDNNQFKFVIDSCSWAFKHDNRDVEAAGLNMALELINNIAEKTDVQTANAFFQRFFITILQDVFFVVTDNDHKAGFKTQSMLLMKLFYYVNPADGSQPKIQGPIYSPDQAAAGTDNREFVANFVANLLQNAFRNLQANQITSFVEGLFTLNTQYDKFRLNLRDFLVSLKEFAGDNAELFIVEKEQQEQDAKTADMERRQKVGGLLKPSELEDEEL; translated from the exons ATGGCCGCCTCCATTGAAGAGCTGGACGTCCTCGTCCGCTCCTTCTACGAGGGGCGCGGTGAGCAG TTCAAAGAAGACCCCGATGCGTGGCTCATGGTCGACAAGATCCTCTCGGATGCGCAGTACCCTCAAACCAAAT ACTTGGGTCTGCAGGTTCTGGACAATgtgatcttgacaagatggAAGGTCCTCCCTCGGGAGCAGTGCCAAG GAATCCGAAACTTCATCGTCCAGTTCATTATCCAGTGCTCGAGCACCGAAGAGTCGCTGCGCCAGCAAAAGACCTTGCTCAACAAGCTTAACCTCGTCCTCGTTTCCGTACTCAAGCAGGAGTGGCCTCACAACTGGCCTACCTTTATCAATGAAATCATCTCGTCCTGCCACTCCAATCTATCCATCTGCGAGAACAACATGATCATCCTTCGCTTGCTCTCGGAGGAAGTTTTCGACTACTCAGCCGAGCAGATGACATCGACCAAGACACGCAACCTCAAGCAGACCATGTGCGCCGAGTTCTCGCAAATCTTCAACCTCTGCCAGGAGGTCCTCAACACGGCCACACAGCCTAGTCTGATCAAGGCGACCCTTGAGACGCTTCTGCGATTCTGCAACTGGATCCCCTTGGGATACATCTTCGAGACACCGCTTATCGAGACACTTCGAACCCGTTTCCTCTCAACCCCCGAGTTTCGCAACGTCACCATGCAGTGTCTTACTGAGATTGGTGGCCTTCAGACTGGCGGTCCCGGCCAGCCCAACTCTTACGACGAGCAGCTTGTTAAGATGTTCACAGAGACCTTGACTACCATTGCTAACATCATTCCCGTTTCTCTTGATCTCAAGAGCACATATCCAAGCAGCAACTCGAGGGATCAGGAGTTCATACAAAACCTGGCTCTCTTCCTTTGCAATTTCTTCGGAATGCACTTGAAT CTCATCGAGAAACTCCCCAACCGCGATTTCCTCATCCATGGTCACTACTATCTTATTAGGATATCGCAGATCGATGATCGAGAAATTTTCAAGATTACCCTCGACTATTGGCTCAAGCTTGTCCAGGAGCTTTACGAGGAGATGCAACAGCTCCCCATGACCGACCTGAACCCTCTCATGGCAGTTGGCGCAGGAATCTCTGGAAGCGGCGCCCCGAACCCTACGATGCTCAACAACTACCCTCTTCGAAAGCACAAATACAACGAGGTCCTCTCGAACCTTCGAGTCGTTATGATCGAGAAGATGGTCCGTCCCGAGGAAGTCTTGATTGTTGAGAACGACGAGGGTGAAATTGTCCGAGAATTCGTCAAGGAAAGTGACACAGTACAACTTTACAAGACGATCCGAGAGTGCCTTGTATACCTGACACATTTGGACGTGGTCGACACAGAAAACATCATGACCGAGAAGCTCGCTCGGCAAGTCGACGGAAGCGAGTGGTCCTGGCATAACTGCAACGTTCTTTGCTGGGCCATCGGCTCGATCTCTTTGGCGATGAATGAGGAGACAGAGAAGAGGTTCCTTGTTACTGTCATTAAGGACCTCCTCGGTCTCACTGAGATGAAGCGTGGCAAGGACAACAAGGCCGTTGTCGCCAGTAACATTATGTACATTGTCGGACAGTACCCTCGCTTCCTCAAGGCTCATTGGAAGTTCCTTAAGACAGTCGTTAACAAGCTGTTCGAGTTCATGCACGAGTCACATGAGG GTGTCCAGGACATGGCTTGCGATACGTTTATTAAGATCGCCCGTCAGTGTCGACGTCACTTTGTAGCTCTGCAACCTAGCGAGCAGGAGCCGTTCATCGAGGAGATTGTTCGAAACATGGGTAAGATCACATGCGACTTGACGCCTCAACAAGTGCACACCTTCTACGAAGCCTGTGGCTATATGGTCGCCGCTCAGGGCAACAAGCATCAGCAGGAGAGACTCCTTGCCGACCTGATGGCTATCCCCAACGCAGCCTGGGACGAGATCATTAAGCAGGCAACAGTCAACCCAACTATCCTTCAGGATGCCGAGACTATCAAGGTTATTGGAAACATCATGAAGACGAATGTGTCTGCTTGCTCATCTGTGGGGTCCTATTTCTATCCCCAGATTGGCCGCATCTACCATGACATGCTTCAGATGTACAACGCCACAAGTACACTGATCTCTGAGGCTGTGGCTCGCGATGGTGAACTCGCTACCAAGATGCCCAAGGTCCGAGGTCTCCGAaccatcaagaaggagatcctcaagctcattgAGGTGTACGTCGATAAGGCAGAGGATCTTCAGGCCGTCCGTGCCCAGATGGTTCCTCCTCTGCTGGAATCTGTTCTTGTCGATTACAACCGCAACGTCCCTGGCGCCCGAGATGCCGAGGTGCTCAAGGCTTGCTCTACTATTATCACCAAGCTTTCT GCTTTGATGGAGGACCAGGTTCCTACTATCATGCAGAACGTTTTCGAGTGCACTCTGGAGATGATCAACAAGGACTTCTCCGAGTTCCCCGAGCACCGGGTCGAAttcttcaacctcctccGAGCCATCAACTTGCACTGCTTCCCTGCCCTGCTCAAGCTCGACAACAACCAATTCAAGTTTGTTATCGACTCATGCTCATGGGCTTTCAAGCACGACAACCGAGATGTCGAGGCAGCTGGTCTTAACATGGCTCTGGAGCTGATTAACAACATTGCTGAGAAGACTGATGTGCAGACCGCCAACGCTTTCTTCCAGCgattcttcatcaccatcctccaGGACGTGTTCTTTGTTGTGACGGATAACGACCACAAGGCCGGTTTCAAGACACAAtccatgttgttgatgaagctcttTTATTATGTCAACCCAGCCGATGGATCTCAGCCCAAGATCCAGGGTCCTATCTACAGCCCCGATCAGGCTGCAGCTGGAACTGACAACCGAGAGTTTGTCGCCAACTTCGTAGCTAACCTCCTACAAAACGCCTTCCGCAATCTGCAAGC GAACCAAATCACAAGCTTCGTCGAAGGCCTGTTCACGCTTAACACGCAGTACGACAAGTTCCGACTCAACCTCCGTGATTTCCTCGTCTCCCTCAAGGAGTTTGCTGGCGACAACGCTGAGCTCTTCATTGTCGAAAAGGAACAACAGGAGCAGGACGCCAAGACCGCTGATATGGAACGACGACAGAAGGTTGGCGGTCTTCTCAAGCCCTCTGagctggaagatgaggagctaTGA
- a CDS encoding hypothetical protein (EggNog:ENOG41): MRRESIHDVNIPAGMTEKSRGSMTKDEGLDLAASRSIDEVQAIEMQEGKHGQFHRSFTPRQVHIIALGSNIGSGVFIATGKALATGGPGNMVIAYFMVCSCVWAVLQSLSEMTIAFPVSGNYIDYADRWVDPALAFGAGFAEWLGWTAIVSAEAGFFHILVGYWSGGSFPLAASLSIFMFACLVIFLLPNTVFAWFEYVTSLIKIFLFLIIITLSLALVLGAGPNGYVHHGETWTDLPAFLNGFSGFANCALLATWAVGDQVFIGIMGGEAESPRFSLAHATKLVPFRVNFIYMLSVIFITLLVPSNDPRLLGGGGVAASPFVVAVTDSGIPGISSLLNAGMICGVLGIAAESVYLSSRVLRTMAHQGLISTRLAHVDDKGRPRLALIITSVVAVVLGYIQLSAGGLTVLNWLISITSASFFTNWIIISFTNYRFHCALKAQNDKLFSETYAWRSSAWPIAPAWLMLISVMLLVCCIYSGIKPVGGAGFSASNFFQYMIGVLVIFGFTAGYKVIFRTPWRDPATADCLTGRRHLSVDEIKQLDEYYAKPKWRRFLTYVQLW; the protein is encoded by the exons atgcgTCGAGAAAGTATTCACGATGTCAACATTCCAGCTGGAATGACAGAAAAGTCCCGCGGTTCGATGACGAAAGATGAGGGTCTTGACCTCGCAGCTTCACGAAGCATTGATGAAGTTCAAGCTATTGAAATGCAAGAGGGCAAACATGGACAATTCCATCGATCCTTTACACCAAGACAAGTTCAT ATCATTGCCCTAGGTTCCAATATCGGCTCGGGCGTCTTCATCGCTACCGGAAAAGCCCTCGCGACTGGCGGCCCAGGAAACATGGTGATTGCATATTTCATGGTGTGCTCATGTGTCTGGGCTGTTTTACAATCGTTGTCAGAAATGACCATTGCGTTCCCTGTTTCAGGAAACTATATCGACTATGCTGATCGTTGGGTTGATCCCGCTCTGGCTTTTGGAGCAGGTTTCGCCGAGTGGCTTG GCTGGACTGCTATTGTCTCTGCTGAGGCAGGTTTCTTCCATATCTTGGTAGGATATTGGTCTGGGGGCTCGTTTCCTTTGGCTGCATCAC TCAGCATCTTCATGTTTGCCTGTCTCGttatctttcttctcccgAACACCGTATTCGCCTGGTTTGAATATGTGACGTCCTTGATCAAgattttcctcttcttgattATCATTACTCTAtccttggctttggttcTTGGAGCTGGTCCTAATGGTTATGTTCATCACGGAGAGACATGGACTGACCTACCAGCATTCTTGAACGGCTTCTCT GGATTTGCCAACTGTGCACTCCTCGCTACTTGGGCCGTCGGTGACCAAGTCTTCATCGGTATCATGGGCGGTGAAGCTGAGAGCCCACGCTTCTCCCTCGCTCACGCCACCAAGCTCGTTCCCTTCCGAGTCAACTTCATCTACATGCTCAGCGTCATCTTTATCACCCTCCTCGTTCCTTCCAACGACCCTCGTCTTCTCGGTGGAGGTGGTGTTGCCGCTTCACCCTTCGTCGTTGCTGTTACAGACTCTGGGATTCCCGGTATCTCTTCGCTCCTGAACGCTGGAATGATCTGTGGTGTCCTTGGCATCGCTGCTGAGTCAGTCTATCTCTCGTCACGAGTCCTGCGAACTATGGCTCATCAGGGTCTTATTTCTACACGTCTTGCACATGTCGATGATAAGGGACGCCCCAGGCTTGCTTTGATCATCAcatctgttgttgctgtcgtTCTTGGATACATTCAACTTTCTG CTGGTGGTCTTACTGTCCTGAACTGGCTGATCTCCATTACAAGCGCCTCATTCTTCACAAACTGGatcatcatctccttcaCAAACTACCGATTCCACTGTGCTCTGAAGGCCCAGAACGACAAACTCTTCTCAGAGACTTATGCCTGGCGATCGAGTGCTTGGCCCATTGCACCAGCTTGGTTGATGCTCATCTCCGTCATGTTGCTGGTCTGCTGTATTTACTCCGGAATCAAGCCTGTT GGTGGCGCTGGCTTTTCtgcctccaacttcttccaATACATGATTGGTGTTCTTGTCATCTTTGGCTTCACTGCTGGATACAAGGTCATATTCCGAACTCCCTGGAGAGATCCTGCCACCGCCGACTGTCTCACCGGTCGACGACACTTAAGCGTCGATGAGATCAAGCAACTCGACGAGTACTATGCTAAGCCCAAGTGGAGGCGCTTCCTCACTTATGTTCAGCTGTGGTAA